A region from the Neomonachus schauinslandi chromosome 2, ASM220157v2, whole genome shotgun sequence genome encodes:
- the LIN54 gene encoding protein lin-54 homolog isoform X3: MEVVPAEIAKKPRTPTSGPVITKLIFAKPINSKAVTGQTTQVSPPVIAGRVLSQSTPGTPSKTITISESGVIGSTLNSTTQTPNKIAISPLKSPNKAVKSAVQTITVGGVSTSQFKTIIPLATAPNVQQIQVPGSKFHYVRLVTATSASSPSQPVSQNPSTNTQPLQQAKPVVVNTTPVRMSVPLVSAQTVKQVVPKPINPTSQIVTTSQPQQRLIMPATPLPQIQPNLTNLPPGTVLAPAPGAGNVGYAVLPAQYVTQLQQSSYVSIASNSNLTGTAGIQTQARLPFNGIIPSESASRPRKPCNCTKSLCLKLYCDCFANGEFCNNCNCTNCYNNLEHENERQKAIKACLDRNPEAFKPKIGKGKEGESDRRHSKGCNCKRSGCLKNYCECYEAKIMCSSICKCVGCKNFEESPERKTLMHLADAAEVRVQQQTAAKTKLSSQISDLLTRPTPALNSGGGKLPFTFVTKEVAEATCNCLLAQAEQADKKGKSKAAAERMILEEFGRCLMSVINSAGKAKSDPCAMNC; this comes from the exons GTAGGGTTCTTTCACAGTCTACTCCTGGGACACCATCAAAGACCATAACAATATCTGAAAGTGGTGTTATTGGATCAACTTTAAATTCTACAACACAGACACCAAATAAAATAGCCATCTCACCTTTGAAATCGccaaataag GCAGTGAAATCAGCTGTGCAGACCATCACTGTTGGAGGCGTGAGCACATCACAGTTTAAGACAATTATTCCTCTGGCAACTGCTCCCAATGTCCAGCAGATTCAAGTGCCTGGAAGCAAGTTTCATTATGTCCGGCTTGTCACTGCCACATCAGCCAGTAGCCCAAGCCAGCCAGTTAGTCAGAATCCCAGTACAAACACTCAACCTCTCCAGCAAG caaagccggtggttGTTAATACCACTCCTGTGCGAATGTCAGTTCCACTCGTCTCGGCGCAGACTGTCAAGCAG gttgttcCCAAACCCATCAATCCCACTTCACAGATAGTTACCACCAGCCAGCCACAGCAGCGGCTCATCATGCCTGCCACCCCACTGCCGCAGATCCAGCCCAACCTCACTAACCTGCCGCCAGGCACGGTGCTGGCCCCGGCTCCGGGGGCAGGGAATGTGGGCTACGCAGTGCTTCCCGCACAGTACGTTACCCAG CTACAGCAATCTTCATATGTGTCTATAGCAAGCAACTCTAACTTAACTGGGACAGCTGGTATCCAGACCCAGGCAAGGCTTCCATTCAATGG CATAATCCCATCAGAGTCTGCCAGTCGGCCCAGAAAACCCTGTAATTGTACAAAATCGCTGTGTTTGAAATT ATATTGTGATTGCTTTGCAAATGGTGAATTTTGCAACAACTGCAATTGTACTAATTGTTATAATAATTTGGAACatgaaaatgaaaggcaaaaggcaataaag GCATGCCTTGACAGAAATCCAGAAGCTTTTAAGCCTAAgatagggaaaggaaaggagggagaatcAGATCGACGTCACAGCAAAGGATGTAATTGCAAACGATCAGGATGTCTTAAAAACTACTGTGAATGCTATGAG GCAAAAATAATGTGTTCCTCAATATGCAAATGTGTTGGCTGTAAGAATTTTGaagaaagcccagaaagaaaGACACTGATGCACTTGGCAGATGCAGCTGAAGTCAGGGTACAGCAACAAACAGCAGCGAAAACGAAGTTATCTTCTCAAATTTCGGACTTGCTTACTAGGCCAACACCAGCTTTGAATAGTGGAGGAGGAAA ATTGCCATTTACATTTGTAACTAAGGAAGTAGCCGAAGCCACGTGTAATTGCCTTCTTgcccaggcagagcaggcagacaAGAAGGGAAAATCAAAGGCAGCCGCCGAACGGATGATACTTGAGGAATTCGGACGATGTTTGATGAGCGTCATCAACTCTGCAGGAAAAGCAAAAAGTGACCCTTGTGCCATGAATTGCTAA